TCGCTCGATCTCGCGCTGGAAGGCGCGAGCGGCAGCGTCGTCGTGAAAGGCGCGGCGCGGCGCAACGATCACGCGGTCGTGCGAAAGCAGGATGGTCAGCATCGAGCGCGACTTCAATACCGCGATGACCTCGGACCATGGCACCCTGAGCTCGCCGGTCGAGTTGACGCGCAGCAAGCCGGTTTCCTCGACCGCGACCTGTACGTCGCCAAGCACCGATCGGGCACGGGACCGCTCCAGGCGGCGTCTCGCCGACCAGCGATGGACCGCCTTGAATCGGAGCCTGGGCGGCGCCCTCCACCGCTGGAGAGCCGTTCCGAGCACGACGGCGATGGCCAAGGCGCCGACGTAGATCCCGCCGACCGGCGAGCGCGGACAGCTTCCGCGAACCTGCCACAGCCAGACCGGATACAGCATCAGTCCGAACAGCGCGCCCGGACCGACGTTGACCATGAGGTGTCGCCAGACCGGTCCGGTCCGAATGCGCTCGAACCAGGCGCGAACGCGGTCCCGCCGCCAAAGCGTCTGCTGCATCAGCACCGCGGCCAGGTCGTCCTCGCCGAGGGCGTACGCGATCCTCATGCACAGCAGTATCGCCCAGGATCAATGTCCCATCGCTGCTGCTCCGGGCTTTACCCGGCGCGTCATCAGCACCAAAGGAACCATGATCGCCGCGAAGATCGAGAGCATGAGCAGCGCGTCGAGGTACGCCAGCGTCTGCGCTTGCTTGATTACCTGCGCGTAGATCTGCCCATACGCCATCTTCGTCGCCTGCGCCGCCCCGATGCCCATCTGCTGCAGGTGCTCTGCAATCCCCGCCAGACGCGCGCCGAGGTCGCCCGAGGGCACGACGTGCTCGGCCAGGCGCGCCTGATGGAACTGGGAGCGCCGGGCGATGAGCGTCGTCACCAGCGCGATGCCGAGATCGCCTCCCATGTTCCGGGCGAGGTTCACGATGCCGGAAACCTGGTTGTTCTTCTGGGGCGGCACGCCGCTGTACACCATGGTGTTGATGGGAACGAAGAGGAACGCCAGCCCGGCGCTCTGGTAGATCCGGATCAGGACCGCCGTCCGGAAGTCGATCCCCGGATACAGCGTGTGCGCCATGTGGAACAGCGCCGCCGAGAGGATCAGAAAGCCGAAGGCGATCAGGTATCGCGGGTCGACCTTGGAGACCAGCCGCCCGACCAGCGGCAATAGCAGAATGACCGTGAACCCGCCGGGCGAGAGCACCATCCCGGCGTCCTGCGCGGAGTAGCCCATCCAGACTTGGAGGTACTGGGGCAGGAGCACGGTGCTCCCGTAGAGCGCCATGCCCAGCACCAGCATCATGAGATTTGACACCGCGAACGTCGCGCTCTTGAACAGGCGCACCTCGACCACCGGGTGCTCCTGCCGCCATTCCCAGAGCACGAACGTCACCAGCGCGACCGCCGCGACCGTCGCGAAGATCACGATGGTGTGCGAGTTGAACCAGTCGTCCTCCTGCCCCTTGTCGAGCACGTACTCGAGCGCGCCGAGGCCCACCGCGATCAGGCCAAGGCCGACACCGTCGATGGGACCGACGCGCTTCTTCGCCTCCACCAGGTGCGGCGGGTCGACGAGGATGCGCGACGACAGCAACATCGAGGCGATCCCCACCGGCACGTTGATGAAGAAGACCCAGCGCCACGAGTAGTGGTCGGTGATGAACCCGCCCAGGGTTGGCCCGATGGCCGGCGCAAGGACGACGGCCATGCCGTACACCGCGAACGCCATTCCGCGCTTGGCGGGCGGGAAGGTGTCCGCGAGGATCGCCTGTTCCGAGGGCCCGAGCCCGCCGCCGCCGATGCCCTGCAGCACGCGGAAGAAGACTAGAAGCCCGAGGTTCGGCGCCAGCCCGCAGAGGAACGAGCTGATGGTGAAGAGCATCACGCAGGTGAGATAGAACCGCTTGCGGCCGATGCGCGTCGCCAGCCAGCCGCTGATCGGGAGCACCACCGCGTTCGAGACCAGGTAGCTCGTGAGCACCCAGGTGGATTCGTCGATGCTCGCGGACAAGCTGCCCGCGATGTGCGGCAGGGAGACGTTCGCGATGGCGGTGTCGAGGACCTCCATGAACGTCGCCATGGTCACGACCAGCGCCACCACCCAGGGATTGTGACCGCCGGTCCAGCCCTGCTCGTGCGTGATCCGGAGCGACTCCTCGGGGCTGATCGCCGCAGCTTCCTGGGGGGTCATCGCACGCGGACCTTGGGCTCCGCCGACATGCCGGGACGCAGGCGTTCCATCTCCGGCTGTCCTTGCTCGAGCTTGATGCGCACCGGAATGCGCTGGACGACCTTGACGTAATTGCCGCTCGCGTTCTCCGGAGGCAGCAGGCTGTAGCGGGAGCCGGTCGCGCCCGCGAAGCTCTCGACGATACCCTCGTAGTCGCGGTCGATCGCGTCGACGTGGACGGATGCGTGCTGTCCCTGTCGCATCCGCTCGATCTGCGTTTCCCGGAAGTTCGCGGTGACCCACAGCTCGCCGTTCTGCGTGAGCGACATCAGCTGCTGGCCGGGCTGCACGCGGTCGCCGACGTTCACCGATCGCTTGCCCACGATGCCCGCCACCGGCGCGACCACTTTCGCGTAGCCGAGGTTGAGCTGCGCCTGGTGAAGCTGGGCCTGCGCCAATTCCAGGTTTGCCTGGCGGACGGAGACGCCCGCTTCCCGGGCCACGAGCTGCCGTGGGGCATTCGCCCGCGCCTCGACGAGGCGCGCCTGCGCCGTCTGCAGTCGCGCCTGCCGCTGATCGACGCGCTTGCGCGCCGCGGCCACCGCGGCCTGCGCCACGTCCGCGGCGCTGGCACGCTGATCGAACTCCGCTTGCGGGACGGTGTTGGAGGCGAGCAGCTGGGAGGCCCGTTCCTTCTGTTGCTGCGCGAATCGGTTGCTGGCAAGCGCCTGATCGAGATCGCGCCGCGCCGCCTCGAGGTCGGCTTCGGTGTTTGCGACCTCGTCCTCGGTGCTCTGCACGGTCGCGCGGTTCGAGGTCGCGGTGATGGAGACGCTCGGCTGCTCCGCGGCGAATGCCGCCTGGGCCTGCGCCACCGCTGCGCGCGCCTGGGCGGCTGCGACCTCCAGGTCGGCGGCGTCCAGCTCGACCAGCACGTCGCCTTGCTTCACCGGCTGGTTGTCCTCGACGAGCACGCGGAGCACCGTGCCGGGAACACGCGAGGAGACCGCGGTGATGTATCCATCCACCTGGGCGTCGTCGGTGTCCTCGAACTTGCGGGCGTGCAGCCACCAGAGCAGAGCGGCGACCGCCACCAGCGCGAGGCCCACCCCGATCCGGACCCTCGCACCCGGCTTCCTGGTTCGCTCAGTCTGCTCGTGCTCCGCGGGAGCCTGGCCGCCGTCTCCATGCGGGGTTTCTTCAGCGTGCGGTTCGGACATTCCCGTCGACTCTCCCGAGCAGCCAGCTCACCGGCTCCTCCCAGAGGTCGGGCCGGCGAAAGAAGCCAAAGTGTCCGATCGGCTTTCCCGCCGGCCGGATGGTGCGCTGCTCCTTGCGCGCGCGCTTGTACAGCGACAATAGATGCGCGGTCGAAGCCGGCGGTGCATATTTGTCATCGGCAATGGAGATCGCCAGCAGCGGACCTTCGTACCGGGAGTACCCGAGACCTCCGCGCGGCTCCGCGTAACTGTAGACGTAGCGCGGATCGCGCCCCCACTGCGCCCACTCGCGCGCCACGCCCACGGGGATGTCCTCGCCTTGGCCGAGCTTGCTCATCGGCAGGTAGCCCGCGATCCCAAGCACCGCGGGAAAGAGCGCGTACCAGAGCGACGCCATGATCGCGCGGGGAAGGCCGCGATATCCTTTCCAGTACGCCGTCCCGGCGGCGACGAACAACGCGGCCCCGATCGCGGGGTCCGGCACGAGCCCCATCAACTGCGCGCCGGCGCTGTGGCCGACCCAGAGGAGCGGAACTTCCGGCACGCGCCACGCCAGCCACTCGAGCGCACCGGCCAGGTCGCGCTCGCCCCAGTCGTGGAACGTGGCGTGGAAGTGCCGCAGCGACCGGCGGGGACGGGAGCCGCCGATGCCGCGATAGTCGACGGTGAGGGCGGCCGCGCCTCGCCGGGACATGTATTCCGCGAGAGGCGCGTAGAAGCTTGCCTTTACGCCCATCGCGCCGGCCACCAGCACCGCCGCCTTCGGGGGCGACGAGGGAAAGAACAGCTCCGCGGCGAGCGCGAAGCCATCTCCGCGCGCAGGGATGCGGAGCAATTCGCCCATACGAAACCGGGCTTCTAACGCGCGTTTCCGTAGAACGCCGTGTTCAGCGCCGCGATGCTGGGAAAACGGGGGTATTCGCCGGCGGCCAGCGCGTCCCGGCTGGGCAACGGATCCCCGACGATCCTCGCCAGCACATGCGCGAGGAACTTCGAATACGCCTCCCGCGAGGGCACGCCTGGAAAGAGCGATCCCAGGCCGAGCTGCGCGCCGGGAATGCGGAGTGCCGAGGGGCCTTCGCTGCCATTCCCCCAGCTCAGCACGAAGTCGGTGAGGATGGCGGAACCCTCGGCGGTGGCGACGACTCCAGCCGCGACGCCGACGAGGCGCTTGAACTCGATGCGCCGGGTCTTTCCCGGCGAGACCTCGACGTGAAGGGCGTCCTCGGCCACCCGGATGAGCTTGCCCGCGAGCACGCGCACCGCCGCGGCGGGACCGGCGGCGGCCGCGGGCGCTGCAGCCGGACGATCGCGGCCTCCGGCGGCGGCTTCGATCTGCGCGAGCATCTGGGGCGCAAGATCCGGCAGCGCGCGCGCCGCGTCGAGGTGCGCCTGCCCTTCGTCGGTACCGCCGGATGCCAGACACCGCTTTGCCGCGCGCAGCAGGGCCTTCGCCGCGAGCGCCCCCTTCCTGCGTCCGACGGCAGCGTCGAGGAGGTTTGGAAGATCGCCGGCATCCGATGCCGCATCGGTGGCGCCGGCGAGCTGATAGGCGAGTTTGTCCGGCACGCGATCGGGGTCGAACGCCGCCCCAAGCTCCAGAGCCACCAGCCACGCCTGGGCAAGGTCGCCTCTCGTCGCCAGGTTCTGCAGCAGCGGAAGGGCGGGCGCCGGATCCTGCTCGATGCGCGAGAGCCCCACGGCCCCCTCCCGATCCAGCGGCTGCTCCGCGAGGACGGTCCGGTAGGCCTGCGCCGCACCGGCATTGTCGCCCCGCTCGAGGGCGGCGCGAGCCAGCTCGGTTCCGGGATGCTGCGTCCACGTCGTCTTTTGCTGCACCGACGGCGCAAGCGACCGCGCCTCGTACCCGGTCTTCTGGATCAGCGTGGCGGCAGCGAATCCGAAGAGGAAGCCGCCCACGTGCGCCATCACCGCCACACCCTCGGTCTGATGCATGGCCAGGCTGAAGACCTCGCCGGCGAACCAGAATCCGCCCCAGAGCCAGGCAGGGATCAGGAACGTGCCCCGGCGGATGAAGCCGATCATGTACGCCATGCGAATCTTGCGGTTCGCGCACCGGTACGTGAACGCGCCCATGCACGCCGCGATCGCGCCCGAGGCGCCCGCCATGAGCACCGTCGAGCGCGGATCGATCCCGAAGTGCGCCAGCGCCGCCATCAGGCCGCCCACCAGGTAGAAGACGGCGAAGAAGCGGCGCCCCCACAGATCCTCGAGCAGCGGCCCCACCAGATAGAAGAAGAAGAGGTTCCCGAGGATGTGCATCCATCCGAAGTGCAGGAACATGTGCGTCAGCCAGCCGGGCTGCAGCAGCCCCCGCGCCGGGACCAGGCCGAAACGGCGCAACGGCGCGGCTTCCGCCCTCGTGGAGAAGTCTCCGATCAGGGAGTCGAGGTGCGTCTGCTCGAGCGCGCGAGTGGCCTCGTCGACGGTGACCGGCGGGTCCTCGTGCATCCCTTCCAGAGTCGCGCGCGCTTCGGGCCGCACGTAGTCGTAGACAAAGTTCGGCTGCACGGTCAGGTAGGGATGCTCCTCGTAATATCGGAGGATTTCCCGGAAGCTCTCGGCGCGCATGCCGTCCGGGTTCTTCGGCACCACCCAGGTGAGCACGAACGCGGCGGCGCAGACGGCGGCGATCCCGATGGAAACCGCGGGCATCCGGTCGACTTCCGCGTCCTCGACGCGCACCGGGATCAGGAGCATTTTTCTACTCTCGCAAAACGGAAGTCGGCGGGGAATGTCGGACCCATAGGGTAGGCTGTGCGATGTGAGGGAGCTGGTCACATCCGCGGCGGCCTCCGCCCGGCTCGATTTGGCGCGTGCCTGGCTGCGGGAGCGCGGCCCGGCGGGACGTGCTCTCGTCGTCGCCGGCACGCAGGAGGCGGCGGCGGAGGTCGTCCGCGGCGCGGCCGCCGATTCGGGGGCGGCTTTCGGCTGGCAGCGGTTCACGCTGGGGCGCCTGGCCGCCGTCATTGCTGCCGAGGCCATGGCCGAGCGCGGCCTGTCTCCGCTGTCGCCGCTCGGCGTGGAGGCCGTGTGTGCGCGAGTCGTCCATCAGCTCCGCGGCCGGCTGGGGAAATTCGATCCCGTCGCCACCCAGCCGGGCCTGCCCCGGGCGCTTTCGAGGACGATCCAGGAGTTGCGCCTCGCGGGAGCGCGACCTGGTGGAGATCTCGGGCGGGTACTCGACGCATACGAGACCGAGCTGGGACGGGCAGCCCTGGCCGACCGTGCTGCGGTCTTCCGGCTCGCCCTGGAAGCGGAGTCGCCGCTGCTGGATCTGCCGGCGCTGCTGGTCGATCTTCCACTCCGCGCTGCGCTCGAAGAGCGTTTCATCGCCCGACTCCGCGGACCGGTCCTGGCCATCGCCCCGGCGGCGGATGCGACGCGAATCTCGCGCGCTCTCGACGTCGCGCCGCGCCCGCTGCGGGAGGCGGCGGACACCTCGCTGGCTCGAGTGCAACAGCGGCTGTTCGTCGAAGGGACCGCGCCCGTTGCGGCGTCGGGCGACGACGTCATCCTCCTCTCCGCGCCGGGAGAAAGCCGCGAATGCGTCGAGATTGCCCGCCTGGTGCGCAGCGAAGCGGAGCGAGGCGTTCCGTTCGACGGGATGGCGGTGCTGCTCCGGTCGCCGTTCCAGTATCGACCGCTGCTCGAGGAGGCGTTCGTGCGCGCCGGAATCCCCGCGCACTTCGCCTCGGGAACGCAGAAGCCCAATCCCGCCGGACGCGCCTTTCTCGCGCTGCTTGCCTGCGCCGCCGACGGCCTCTCCGCGCGCCGGTTCGCCGAGTACCTGAGCCTGGGCGAGGTTCCGCAGGCCGTCTCCGGCGCGCCGCCGCAAGCGCCGCCTTCCGGTGATCGCTGGGTGCCGCCGGATACGGAGCTCACTCCGGCCCTGCCGGAGGACCCCGCTCCCGCGGAAGACGGCGGGGCGTCGGAAGACTTCGAGGCGCCGGTGGTGGCTGGCACCCTGCGTGCTCCGTGGCGCTGGGAGCAGCTCCTGATCGATGCGGCGGTGATCGGCGGCCGGGACCGCTGGAAGCGGAGGCTGGACGGGCTCGAGGCGCAGCTTCGAACCACTCTCTCCGCCTTCGCCGAAGACGAGGCCAAGGCCCAGCGCATCGAGCGCGAGGTCGCGGACCTTGGATCGCTCCGCGACTTCGCGCTGCCTCTGCTCGATGCGCTCGCGTCGCTTCCCGCGAGCGCGACCTGGGCTGCGTGGCTGGACCCGCTCAGCGCGCTCGCCACCCGCGCTCTGCGAGACCCTGCGCGCGTCCTCTCGCTGCTCGCCGAGCTTGCTCCCATGGGTCCGGTCGGGCCCGTCTCCCTCGCCGAAGTGCGCTTGGTTCTCGCGCGCCGGCTGACCGAGCTGTCCATTCCGCCCTCCGGCAAGCGACACGGCAAGGTGTTCGTCGCGCCCGTCGCAGCGGTGCGCGGCCTCAGTTTCGAGACGGTGTTCGTGCCCGGTCTGGCGGAGAAGGTCTTCCCGCAGAAGGTGATGGAAGATCCGCTCTTGCGAGACGCCGAGCGGCGCGATCTCGCGCAGCTGGAGACGTCCATCGATCGCATCGCGGCGGAGCGGCTCGCGCTGAGGCTGGCGGCGGGCTCGGCCCGAGGCAAGCTCGTCCTTTCCTGGCCGCGGATCGACCTCGCGCAGGGACGGGCGCGGGTGCCGTCGTTCTACGGGCTCGAGGTGGTTCGCGCCGCGGAAGGGACGCTGCCGCCGTTCTCCGAGCTGTCGCGGCGCGCCGAGCAGGCGGCTCCGGCGAGGGCAGGGTGGCCGGCGCCCGCGAATCCCGGGGATGNNGCATTTCGGGATCCTCAGGAGAGCAAGGGAACAGCGGCGTACCTGCTTGCCGCAAACGCCCACCTCTGCCGCGCCTTGCGCAGCCGTGCTCGCCGGTGGCTCCGCCGCTGGACGCCCGCCGATGGGCTGGTGCAGCCCGCGGACGAAGCTCTTCAGGCGCTGCAGGCGCACCAGCCCCAGGCGCGCCCGTACTCTCCCACGGCGCTGCAGAACTACTCCGCGTGTCCGTACAAGTTCGTCCTGCAGGCCATCCACCGGCTGGCGCCACGGGAGGTTCCGGAAGGGATCGACGAGATCGACCCGCTGTCGCGAGGCTCGCTGATCCACGAAGCGCAATACGAATTGCTGCGCGAACTGTCGGAGGTGGGCGCGTTGCCCATTCGCGATCCGGGCGCGGCGCAGCAGCGCCTCGAGGCGGTGGTGGATCGCGTCGCCAGCCGCTGGCAGGACAAGCTGGCGCCGGCCATCGAGCGGGTCTGGAACGATTGCATCGCCGGCGTGAAGGTCGACCTGCGCGAGTGGCTGCGGCGGATCAGCGAGGATGACGGCTGGGCTCCGTGGCGATTCGAGCTGTCGTTCGGCCTGCCGGAGACCACGCAGCGCGATCCGCACAGCACCAAGGATCCGGTCGCGCTCGACGAAGGCATCCGCCTGCGCGGCTCGATCGATCTGGTGGAGCGCGCGCCGGACGGTGCGCTGCGGGCCACCGACCACAAGACCGGCAAGGCCTGGGCGCAGCAGGGCACCGTGATCGGCGGCGGCGCCACCCTGCAGCCGGCGCTGTACGCGCTCGCCCTCGAGAAGCTCTTCCCCGGATCGCGCGTCGAAGGAGGGCGCCTCTACTACTGCACCTATGCCGGCGAGTTCGAATCGGTCTCGGTCGCGCTCGAGGTGGCAGCGCGCGGCAGCGTGGCGCAGCTGGCGAAGACGGTGAGCGAGGGCGTCTCCAGCGGCTTCCTCCCCGCCGCTCCGCGCGACGAGAGGGAATGCGGGCGGTGCGACTACCTCGCCGTCTGCGGGCCTTCCGAGTGGGAACGGACCCGGCGCAAGCCGGCGGAAGCGCTGCAAGCCCTGGTGCAGCTCAGGAGCATGCCATGACCTCCACCCTCGCCGACGCCAGGGCGCGGGAGCGCATCCAGACGGATCTCGGCGCCACCCTGGTGGTGGAGGCGGCCGCTGGCACCGGCAAGACCACCGAGCTCGTGGCGCGGATCGTCGCGCTCGTCCGCACCGGCCGGACCACGCTCGATCGCATCCTGTCCGTCACCTTCACCGACCTGGCGGCGGGTGAAATGAAACTGCGCCTGCGATCCGAGCTGGAGGAGGCGCGCGCGGCGGCCACCGTCGAAGAGCGCGACCGGCTGACGGCCGCCCTGGAACGGCTGGAGGCCGCTCCCATCGGTACCATCCATTCCTTCTGCGCCGACCTCCTCCGGGAACGGCCCGTGGAAGCCCGCGTCGATCCGGTGTTCGAAGTGGCCGCAGGAGAAGAGCAGGATCGGCTCTTCGACCAGGCCTTC
The DNA window shown above is from Deltaproteobacteria bacterium and carries:
- a CDS encoding rhomboid family intramembrane serine protease, translating into MLLIPVRVEDAEVDRMPAVSIGIAAVCAAAFVLTWVVPKNPDGMRAESFREILRYYEEHPYLTVQPNFVYDYVRPEARATLEGMHEDPPVTVDEATRALEQTHLDSLIGDFSTRAEAAPLRRFGLVPARGLLQPGWLTHMFLHFGWMHILGNLFFFYLVGPLLEDLWGRRFFAVFYLVGGLMAALAHFGIDPRSTVLMAGASGAIAACMGAFTYRCANRKIRMAYMIGFIRRGTFLIPAWLWGGFWFAGEVFSLAMHQTEGVAVMAHVGGFLFGFAAATLIQKTGYEARSLAPSVQQKTTWTQHPGTELARAALERGDNAGAAQAYRTVLAEQPLDREGAVGLSRIEQDPAPALPLLQNLATRGDLAQAWLVALELGAAFDPDRVPDKLAYQLAGATDAASDAGDLPNLLDAAVGRRKGALAAKALLRAAKRCLASGGTDEGQAHLDAARALPDLAPQMLAQIEAAAGGRDRPAAAPAAAAGPAAAVRVLAGKLIRVAEDALHVEVSPGKTRRIEFKRLVGVAAGVVATAEGSAILTDFVLSWGNGSEGPSALRIPGAQLGLGSLFPGVPSREAYSKFLAHVLARIVGDPLPSRDALAAGEYPRFPSIAALNTAFYGNAR
- a CDS encoding DHA2 family efflux MFS transporter permease subunit — protein: MTPQEAAAISPEESLRITHEQGWTGGHNPWVVALVVTMATFMEVLDTAIANVSLPHIAGSLSASIDESTWVLTSYLVSNAVVLPISGWLATRIGRKRFYLTCVMLFTISSFLCGLAPNLGLLVFFRVLQGIGGGGLGPSEQAILADTFPPAKRGMAFAVYGMAVVLAPAIGPTLGGFITDHYSWRWVFFINVPVGIASMLLSSRILVDPPHLVEAKKRVGPIDGVGLGLIAVGLGALEYVLDKGQEDDWFNSHTIVIFATVAAVALVTFVLWEWRQEHPVVEVRLFKSATFAVSNLMMLVLGMALYGSTVLLPQYLQVWMGYSAQDAGMVLSPGGFTVILLLPLVGRLVSKVDPRYLIAFGFLILSAALFHMAHTLYPGIDFRTAVLIRIYQSAGLAFLFVPINTMVYSGVPPQKNNQVSGIVNLARNMGGDLGIALVTTLIARRSQFHQARLAEHVVPSGDLGARLAGIAEHLQQMGIGAAQATKMAYGQIYAQVIKQAQTLAYLDALLMLSIFAAIMVPLVLMTRRVKPGAAAMGH
- a CDS encoding alpha/beta hydrolase, whose translation is MGELLRIPARGDGFALAAELFFPSSPPKAAVLVAGAMGVKASFYAPLAEYMSRRGAAALTVDYRGIGGSRPRRSLRHFHATFHDWGERDLAGALEWLAWRVPEVPLLWVGHSAGAQLMGLVPDPAIGAALFVAAGTAYWKGYRGLPRAIMASLWYALFPAVLGIAGYLPMSKLGQGEDIPVGVAREWAQWGRDPRYVYSYAEPRGGLGYSRYEGPLLAISIADDKYAPPASTAHLLSLYKRARKEQRTIRPAGKPIGHFGFFRRPDLWEEPVSWLLGRVDGNVRTAR
- a CDS encoding YcxB family protein, yielding MRIAYALGEDDLAAVLMQQTLWRRDRVRAWFERIRTGPVWRHLMVNVGPGALFGLMLYPVWLWQVRGSCPRSPVGGIYVGALAIAVVLGTALQRWRAPPRLRFKAVHRWSARRRLERSRARSVLGDVQVAVEETGLLRVNSTGELRVPWSEVIAVLKSRSMLTILLSHDRVIVAPRRAFHDDAAARAFQREIERRSSKQAIEVADTP
- a CDS encoding HlyD family secretion protein translates to MSEPHAEETPHGDGGQAPAEHEQTERTRKPGARVRIGVGLALVAVAALLWWLHARKFEDTDDAQVDGYITAVSSRVPGTVLRVLVEDNQPVKQGDVLVELDAADLEVAAAQARAAVAQAQAAFAAEQPSVSITATSNRATVQSTEDEVANTEADLEAARRDLDQALASNRFAQQQKERASQLLASNTVPQAEFDQRASAADVAQAAVAAARKRVDQRQARLQTAQARLVEARANAPRQLVAREAGVSVRQANLELAQAQLHQAQLNLGYAKVVAPVAGIVGKRSVNVGDRVQPGQQLMSLTQNGELWVTANFRETQIERMRQGQHASVHVDAIDRDYEGIVESFAGATGSRYSLLPPENASGNYVKVVQRIPVRIKLEQGQPEMERLRPGMSAEPKVRVR
- a CDS encoding PD-(D/E)XK nuclease family protein, whose product is MRELVTSAAASARLDLARAWLRERGPAGRALVVAGTQEAAAEVVRGAAADSGAAFGWQRFTLGRLAAVIAAEAMAERGLSPLSPLGVEAVCARVVHQLRGRLGKFDPVATQPGLPRALSRTIQELRLAGARPGGDLGRVLDAYETELGRAALADRAAVFRLALEAESPLLDLPALLVDLPLRAALEERFIARLRGPVLAIAPAADATRISRALDVAPRPLREAADTSLARVQQRLFVEGTAPVAASGDDVILLSAPGESRECVEIARLVRSEAERGVPFDGMAVLLRSPFQYRPLLEEAFVRAGIPAHFASGTQKPNPAGRAFLALLACAADGLSARRFAEYLSLGEVPQAVSGAPPQAPPSGDRWVPPDTELTPALPEDPAPAEDGGASEDFEAPVVAGTLRAPWRWEQLLIDAAVIGGRDRWKRRLDGLEAQLRTTLSAFAEDEAKAQRIEREVADLGSLRDFALPLLDALASLPASATWAAWLDPLSALATRALRDPARVLSLLAELAPMGPVGPVSLAEVRLVLARRLTELSIPPSGKRHGKVFVAPVAAVRGLSFETVFVPGLAEKVFPQKVMEDPLLRDAERRDLAQLETSIDRIAAERLALRLAAGSARGKLVLSWPRIDLAQGRARVPSFYGLEVVRAAEGTLPPFSELSRRAEQAAPARAGWPAPANPGDXAFRDPQESKGTAAYLLAANAHLCRALRSRARRWLRRWTPADGLVQPADEALQALQAHQPQARPYSPTALQNYSACPYKFVLQAIHRLAPREVPEGIDEIDPLSRGSLIHEAQYELLRELSEVGALPIRDPGAAQQRLEAVVDRVASRWQDKLAPAIERVWNDCIAGVKVDLREWLRRISEDDGWAPWRFELSFGLPETTQRDPHSTKDPVALDEGIRLRGSIDLVERAPDGALRATDHKTGKAWAQQGTVIGGGATLQPALYALALEKLFPGSRVEGGRLYYCTYAGEFESVSVALEVAARGSVAQLAKTVSEGVSSGFLPAAPRDERECGRCDYLAVCGPSEWERTRRKPAEALQALVQLRSMP